The following are from one region of the Coffea eugenioides isolate CCC68of chromosome 2, Ceug_1.0, whole genome shotgun sequence genome:
- the LOC113759419 gene encoding uncharacterized protein LOC113759419, with protein MIRNNNTSLTASVISRHILRSIEDDPGLKVKNILSSVKENLKVDVSYKKAWYARRKAIGLVFGSWEANFAELPQYLDALVQSNPGTVVEWSHHSDSSDRVKTFKYVFWAFGPAIEAFHMCRPVICVDGTHLRGEYKGKLLVAVTQDANNQILPIAYAIVDEETISSWSWFMEQLRYNVALDRHPICVISDRHNGIIYTMTHFDYWAEPLAYHRFCLRHVRSNLMTHFKGLHFASCVGQWEGQDNYASGGCSEENYGACSQMLGIICQPLVQKSGA; from the coding sequence ATGATTAGAAATAACAATACAAGCCTTACGGCTTCCGTTATTTCAAGGCACATCCTCCGTAGCATTGAAGATGACCCTGGATTAAAGGTCAAGAACATACTAAGTTCCGTTAAAGAAAACTTGAAGGTTGATGTGTCTTACAAAAAAGCCTGGTATGCCAGACGTAAAGCAATTGGGCTTGTGTTTGGATCTTGGGAAGCGAATTTTGCCGAACTACCACAGTATCTCGATGCCCTGGTGCAATCCAATCCAGGCACCGTAGTGGAGTGGTCACATCATTCGGATAGTTCGGATCGAGTTAAGACCTTTAAGTATGTATTTTGGGCATTTGGACCGGCTATTGAAGCATTCCACATGTGCAGGCCGGTTATATGCGTTGATGGCACTCATTTGCGTGGCGAATACAAGGGCAAACTCCTTGTTGCAGTCACGCAAGATGCGAACAACCAGATTCTGCCAATTGCTTATGCCATAGTTGATGAGGAGACGATTTCCAGTTGGTCGTGGTTTATGGAACAATTAAGATATAATGTGGCACTTGATCGACATCCTATCTGTGTCATTTCCGATCGCCACAATGGTATCATCTATACCATGACACACTTTGACTATTGGGCGGAACCTCTAGCCTACCATAGATTTTGCCTGCGACATGTTAGGAGCAATTTGATGACACACTTCAAAGGTTTACACTTCGCAAGTTGTGTTGGGCAATGGGAAGGACAAGACAATTACGCAAGTGGCGGATGTTCAGAAGAGAACTACGGAGCATGTTCCCAGATGCTTGGAATTATCTGTCAGCCATTAGTCCAAAAAAGTGGTGCCTAA